Part of the Bacillus sp. THAF10 genome is shown below.
CTCTGGTGGTAAAGGTACTGCTGATGAGAAAATCCGTGTTATGAATGAGTGTGGCATTGAAGTTGCGGACACACCATCTGTTATGGGAGAAACACTAATCAAAGTAATTAAAGAGCAAGGAATTTTTGATAAGTGTAAAACACATTAATAGGAAGAAAAAAGGGATAGTCACAATGGCTATCCCTCTTTCTAATAAGCTTTTTTCTATAAGATTGTTGCTGTAAACATGGAAAAAGTCGGCTTTAGGACTTTTTTCATCATTATGCGAAGAACAATTGCCACAAGTTTAAAGCTACCTCCACGAAATAAGCACGACAGCGGAAGTTACGTGTGGCTTAACTATACGCAGTAGCAACAAGTTTTTCGAAAACATCCTGCTAAAAAAACTAGATAAAATGAGGTGATTATTTTTCATGAAACAGGTAAGAAAAAGGCTAATTCTTCTCCATCATTGCCCTCATATTAGCCGATTACTATTAAGTAACATTCTTAAGCTAGATCCCACCTTACAATTCCTTTTTACATCCTCTCCAGATAAGCTTTCTACATCCCTTCGTATTTCACAAGATAAAGTTCAAAAAATCTATCGCTATATAATAGAAACAGATGTAGACCTTCTATTAAAAAAGTATGAGCAAAACAACATTTTCACAACCACTATACTTGACAAAGAATATCCCCGGTTACTTAAAGAGATTTACGATCCTCCGTTTGTGCTATACGTTAAAGGGAATCTCGCACTCTTTAAGACCCGCATGATTGCTGTAGTTGGCTCAAGAGATATGACAGTCTATGGCAATCAATCCATCCGCAAATTACTTCCACCTTTAATAGATAAACAATTCACCATTGTCAGCGGTCTTGCAAAAGGCATCGACATCTCCGCCCACAGAATAACCCTTGAAAATCAAGGCAGGACAATTGCAGTTCTCGGTGGAGGTATCCTCAAGCTATATCCAAAAGAACACCATGCTATTGCAGATGAAATTGGGAAGAATCATTTGTTAGTGTCAGAATATCCTCCTTATGAATCTCCTAAAAAATATTACTTTCCTGAAAGAAATAGAATCATCAGTGGTCTTTGTGAAGGAGTCATTGTTATTGAAGCAAAAGAGAGAAGCGGCTCC
Proteins encoded:
- the dprA gene encoding DNA-processing protein DprA — translated: MKQVRKRLILLHHCPHISRLLLSNILKLDPTLQFLFTSSPDKLSTSLRISQDKVQKIYRYIIETDVDLLLKKYEQNNIFTTTILDKEYPRLLKEIYDPPFVLYVKGNLALFKTRMIAVVGSRDMTVYGNQSIRKLLPPLIDKQFTIVSGLAKGIDISAHRITLENQGRTIAVLGGGILKLYPKEHHAIADEIGKNHLLVSEYPPYESPKKYYFPERNRIISGLCEGVIVIEAKERSGSLITADQAVEQGREVFAVPGSILSVTSRGPNTLIKQGAKLVLQHEDILEELTPPQY